One genomic window of Polyangiaceae bacterium includes the following:
- a CDS encoding type 1 glutamine amidotransferase domain-containing protein codes for MSLRDPNASNPQNPKRVAIVIANPTTSSTTGWPVGFWWSELSHPYYAFREAGYEVEVFSPEGGRCEADAMSDPRDPSGYSSSDLISMGFLSTPDLAGLLEDTKPVSAIDVKRFDALVVAGGQAPMFAYEQATGLHQKFVEFFEAGKVACALCHGTAVLRFAKLSSGEYLVKGRTITGFANVEEDFADNAVWELGALPRDKHLMPWRIEDSLKALGANYVQGGLWRGFAVRDGNLITGQQNFSGAETATLVIETLGR; via the coding sequence ATGAGCCTGAGAGATCCCAACGCCAGCAACCCCCAGAACCCGAAGCGCGTCGCGATCGTGATCGCCAACCCGACGACTTCCAGCACCACCGGCTGGCCCGTTGGCTTCTGGTGGTCCGAGTTGAGTCACCCGTACTACGCCTTTCGCGAGGCGGGGTACGAAGTCGAAGTGTTCAGCCCCGAGGGCGGCAGGTGCGAAGCGGACGCGATGAGCGACCCACGAGATCCGAGCGGATACAGCTCGAGTGATCTCATCAGCATGGGCTTCTTGTCGACTCCGGACCTCGCCGGTCTGCTCGAAGACACCAAGCCCGTGAGCGCGATCGATGTGAAGCGCTTTGACGCCCTTGTCGTCGCTGGGGGACAGGCGCCGATGTTTGCCTACGAGCAAGCGACCGGGCTGCATCAGAAGTTCGTTGAGTTCTTCGAGGCTGGCAAGGTCGCCTGTGCGCTGTGCCACGGCACCGCGGTGCTGCGTTTTGCGAAGCTTTCCTCAGGGGAATACTTGGTGAAGGGCAGAACCATCACGGGGTTCGCCAATGTCGAAGAAGATTTTGCGGACAACGCCGTGTGGGAGCTTGGGGCGTTGCCTCGTGACAAGCACCTCATGCCCTGGCGTATCGAAGACTCACTCAAGGCGCTTGGCGCGAACTACGTGCAGGGTGGCTTGTGGCGAGGCTTTGCCGTGCGGGATGGCAACTTGATCACCGGGCAGCAGAACTTCTCAGGCGCCGAGACCGCGACGCTCGTGATCGAGACACTTGGGCGCTGA
- a CDS encoding SRPBCC domain-containing protein, giving the protein MDPKKYLRIERTYSAPLEDLWDLWTTKEGFEAWWGPQGFRVEVFEIDVRVGGQLRYDMIAAGEQEIAAMKAGGMDVKHYTHGVFTEVERHRRLTCRYDIDFLPGVETYTNDVSVEFSEEGDEVRMLVLVQRHLTDEISAGALQGFTSQLTKLPDVLAAWAKRRQV; this is encoded by the coding sequence ATCGACCCGAAAAAGTACCTGCGCATCGAGCGCACCTACAGCGCCCCACTCGAGGACCTATGGGACCTCTGGACGACGAAGGAAGGCTTCGAGGCCTGGTGGGGGCCACAGGGTTTCCGCGTGGAAGTTTTTGAGATCGACGTGCGCGTCGGTGGGCAGCTTCGCTATGACATGATTGCTGCCGGGGAGCAGGAGATCGCGGCGATGAAGGCTGGCGGCATGGACGTGAAGCACTACACCCACGGAGTGTTCACGGAAGTCGAGCGACATCGGCGGCTCACTTGTCGCTACGACATCGACTTCTTGCCCGGGGTGGAGACGTATACCAACGACGTCAGCGTCGAGTTCAGCGAAGAAGGCGACGAGGTGCGCATGCTGGTGCTCGTGCAGCGCCACCTCACCGACGAAATCAGTGCGGGAGCGCTGCAAGGCTTCACGAGTCAGCTGACGAAGCTACCTGACGTCCTCGCAGCTTGGGCGAAGCGGCGCCAGGTCTGA
- a CDS encoding winged helix-turn-helix transcriptional regulator yields the protein MANADVFQTLADPTRRQIIEALLSGEQQVNDVVEKLSIHQSGVSRHLRILLDAGFVQMRPDGQRRLYSLRPEPFQAVDSWVSSYRRLWEARLDRFGDALERKQRAKKQGGNA from the coding sequence ATGGCGAATGCAGATGTGTTCCAGACGTTGGCCGACCCAACGCGACGTCAGATCATCGAAGCCTTGCTGAGCGGTGAGCAGCAGGTGAACGACGTGGTCGAGAAGCTCTCGATCCATCAATCCGGCGTCTCTCGACACCTGCGCATCCTGCTCGACGCGGGGTTCGTGCAGATGCGTCCGGATGGCCAGCGTCGGCTCTATTCCCTACGTCCTGAGCCATTCCAGGCAGTGGACTCCTGGGTGTCGAGCTATCGCAGGTTGTGGGAGGCACGCCTCGATCGATTTGGGGATGCGCTGGAACGCAAACAACGCGCCAAGAAACAAGGAGGCAACGCGTGA
- a CDS encoding AhpC/TSA family protein produces MKTHQSETSLPHPGLLTHLQFRRFAGCPVCNLHLRSFARQHQRIESSGIQEVVVFHSAREEMLKYQAELPFVALSDPGFELYRRFGVERSVRAMLHPKALWGAMAGTLSGGPSGTPSGTSPLGLPADFLIASSGKVVACHYGSHANDQWSVDQLLELAR; encoded by the coding sequence GTGAAAACTCACCAATCCGAAACATCGCTCCCCCACCCCGGTCTGCTCACCCACCTGCAGTTTCGTCGCTTCGCGGGCTGCCCAGTGTGCAATCTCCACCTCCGGAGCTTCGCTCGACAACACCAGCGCATTGAATCCTCGGGGATCCAGGAAGTGGTAGTCTTCCACTCCGCGCGAGAGGAGATGCTCAAGTATCAGGCCGAGCTGCCCTTCGTGGCACTGTCGGATCCGGGGTTCGAGCTCTATCGACGCTTCGGAGTTGAGCGCAGCGTCCGCGCCATGCTTCACCCCAAAGCTCTCTGGGGGGCGATGGCAGGCACGCTGAGTGGTGGGCCCAGCGGCACGCCGTCGGGCACGAGCCCCCTGGGGTTACCCGCGGACTTCTTGATCGCCTCGAGCGGAAAGGTCGTTGCCTGTCACTACGGCAGTCATGCCAACGACCAGTGGAGCGTCGACCAGCTGCTCGAGCTGGCTCGCTGA
- a CDS encoding GyrI-like domain-containing protein: MGRLIVIQCAQEFEPDALDLEIGLTLEGGEWDGHAPHVAGERLERRRLPAIESAAVCVRVGPPEEVHQQSQALARCIEEEGLQIAGPNREVFLRPPTPAAPPIIEMQFPVVRLS; the protein is encoded by the coding sequence ATGGGGCGTTTGATCGTGATTCAGTGCGCACAGGAGTTTGAGCCCGACGCCTTGGACCTCGAGATTGGTTTGACGCTCGAGGGCGGCGAGTGGGACGGACATGCGCCGCATGTCGCTGGCGAGCGCCTCGAGCGTAGACGCCTTCCCGCGATCGAGTCTGCAGCGGTATGTGTGCGGGTCGGTCCCCCCGAAGAAGTGCACCAACAAAGCCAGGCGCTGGCACGCTGCATCGAGGAGGAAGGGCTGCAGATCGCAGGGCCGAACCGCGAGGTCTTCCTGCGGCCTCCGACGCCGGCCGCCCCTCCCATCATCGAGATGCAGTTTCCAGTGGTGCGTCTGAGCTAA
- a CDS encoding SRPBCC family protein, whose protein sequence is MASANDPQLLERVSDTEIRIMRWFNAPAALVFQAWTEPEYLKRWWAPASRGVKVTLCEADVQVGGKYRYVITRSPEEEYAFSGVYREIDRPSRLVYTQTFEAFPDAAAVCTVEFREEQGRTLMTSTEVYPSKEALEGALCSGMEEGMRETFQQLEALLQR, encoded by the coding sequence ATGGCAAGCGCAAATGATCCCCAACTCTTGGAGCGCGTCTCCGACACCGAAATCCGCATCATGCGCTGGTTCAACGCACCCGCTGCGCTGGTTTTCCAGGCCTGGACTGAGCCTGAGTACCTGAAGCGGTGGTGGGCGCCCGCATCTCGCGGGGTAAAGGTCACGCTGTGCGAGGCCGACGTACAGGTGGGCGGGAAGTACCGCTACGTGATCACTCGCAGCCCAGAAGAAGAGTACGCTTTCTCCGGCGTGTACCGCGAGATCGACCGCCCCTCGCGGCTGGTTTACACCCAAACCTTCGAAGCCTTTCCTGACGCGGCTGCCGTCTGCACCGTGGAGTTCCGCGAGGAACAGGGGCGGACGCTGATGACTTCGACCGAAGTGTATCCGTCAAAGGAGGCACTGGAGGGCGCGCTCTGTTCCGGAATGGAAGAGGGTATGCGGGAGACCTTCCAGCAGCTCGAAGCCCTGCTGCAACGCTAG
- a CDS encoding winged helix-turn-helix transcriptional regulator: MLETFAALAEPNRFRIVELLREGPQSVNAIGESLGLNQPQVSKHLRVLKAARLVDVRPLAQQRLYGLRPDPLRELQTWLDGYRELLEERFDQLDTLLTEMSSASSPTPTQKDNRHGKRK; this comes from the coding sequence ATGCTCGAAACGTTCGCGGCGCTAGCTGAGCCGAATCGCTTTCGCATCGTGGAGCTACTGCGCGAGGGACCGCAGTCTGTGAACGCGATCGGGGAAAGCCTCGGCTTGAACCAACCCCAGGTCTCGAAGCACTTACGCGTGCTCAAGGCCGCACGTTTGGTGGATGTGCGGCCGCTCGCCCAGCAACGGCTCTACGGGCTGCGGCCGGATCCGCTCCGCGAACTCCAAACCTGGCTCGACGGCTACCGCGAGCTCTTGGAGGAACGTTTCGACCAACTCGACACTCTCCTCACGGAAATGTCGAGCGCCTCCTCACCCACCCCAACCCAGAAAGACAATCGACATGGCAAGCGCAAATGA
- a CDS encoding AraC family transcriptional regulator, which translates to MSQPSDFPFESSWLPLLKDLGVNARDVMRRAGLPEDLLSRSGSRISTQDYFRFWRALERSVDDPAVALRLVETLTTEAFSPAMFAALCSPNLQVAVERLANYKRLIAPMQLELTETPDALRLVVRWLRNEDTVPESWAGAELAFLVRLARIGTREHLTPRRVTAPRRLEPESAYREFFGVGVSEAPEYALEFQTSDVKLPFLTANELMWQSFEPELRRRLAELDRSSGVSERVRDILLEALPSGQSGMDRVARRLAVSRRTLQRKLNEEGTTYQKLLSETREALARHYLARTDLSCTEISFLLGFEDPNSFFRAYHNWTGQTPVAHRQRLANTG; encoded by the coding sequence ATGAGTCAACCTTCAGACTTCCCCTTCGAATCAAGCTGGCTGCCGCTACTAAAAGATCTGGGTGTGAACGCGCGAGACGTGATGCGTCGGGCGGGTCTCCCGGAGGACCTGTTGAGCCGCAGCGGATCGAGAATTTCCACGCAGGATTATTTCCGTTTCTGGCGAGCACTCGAGCGGAGCGTGGATGACCCAGCGGTTGCGCTACGCCTGGTGGAGACGCTGACGACCGAAGCGTTTTCGCCGGCGATGTTCGCCGCGCTGTGTAGTCCCAACCTGCAAGTCGCCGTCGAGCGCCTCGCGAACTACAAGCGCTTGATCGCGCCGATGCAGCTCGAACTCACGGAAACGCCCGACGCGCTACGCTTGGTCGTGCGGTGGCTGCGCAACGAGGACACCGTGCCCGAGTCTTGGGCAGGCGCTGAGCTGGCGTTCTTGGTTCGCCTCGCGCGCATCGGTACGCGAGAGCACCTCACTCCTCGTAGGGTCACCGCCCCAAGGCGCCTCGAGCCAGAGTCAGCCTATCGAGAGTTTTTTGGCGTGGGGGTGAGCGAAGCCCCGGAGTACGCCCTCGAGTTTCAGACGAGCGACGTCAAGCTTCCGTTCCTCACGGCAAATGAGCTGATGTGGCAGAGCTTCGAGCCGGAGCTTCGTCGCCGCCTCGCGGAGCTGGATCGCTCTTCGGGGGTAAGTGAGCGGGTGCGGGACATCTTGCTCGAGGCATTGCCCAGCGGTCAAAGCGGCATGGATCGCGTGGCGCGTCGGCTCGCGGTCAGCCGGCGCACCTTGCAGCGCAAGCTGAACGAGGAAGGCACCACCTACCAGAAGCTGCTCAGCGAGACTCGTGAGGCGCTAGCGAGGCACTACCTCGCACGCACGGATCTTTCCTGTACGGAAATCTCATTCCTGCTCGGCTTCGAAGACCCCAACTCGTTCTTCCGCGCCTACCACAACTGGACGGGACAAACGCCCGTCGCCCATCGCCAGCGACTCGCCAACACCGGCTGA
- a CDS encoding hemerythrin family protein codes for MAFVNWEPQTYTVGSVQMDDQHEKLFEIINRYAAAMDRKASRAELANIFDEVVSFAAYHFKDEEAMMARNNYPDLPRHKLIHEALVKQVTELKQELSSGEAGAESKIKFFLKSWLTAHIKGIDTKYSRYLH; via the coding sequence ATGGCCTTCGTCAACTGGGAACCTCAGACCTACACCGTCGGCAGCGTGCAGATGGATGATCAGCACGAGAAGCTCTTCGAGATCATCAACCGCTACGCTGCCGCGATGGACCGCAAAGCCTCGCGCGCTGAACTCGCAAACATCTTCGACGAAGTGGTCTCGTTCGCCGCCTATCACTTCAAAGACGAAGAGGCGATGATGGCGCGCAACAACTACCCAGACCTTCCGCGTCACAAACTCATCCACGAGGCACTCGTGAAACAGGTCACCGAGCTGAAGCAAGAGCTATCGAGCGGTGAGGCGGGGGCGGAGTCCAAGATCAAGTTCTTCCTGAAGAGCTGGTTGACGGCGCACATCAAGGGGATCGACACGAAGTATTCGAGGTACCTCCACTGA
- a CDS encoding VIT family protein, with amino-acid sequence MAKPEHHRTHRIGWLRAAVLGANDGIVSTASLIVGIAAANASKSTVLLAALAGLVAGAMSMAAGEYVSVSSQADTEEADLDLEREALEKNPEYELAELTKIYVERGLAAELALQVARQLMQHDALGAHARDELGFSETHSARPIQAALASGAAFSAGAVLPTLLILAFPQGYVAWGVAGACIPLLSLLGWLSARAGGAAPLRPMLRITFWGAGAMALTAAVGRLFGV; translated from the coding sequence CTGGCAAAGCCCGAACACCACCGAACCCATCGCATTGGCTGGCTTCGCGCTGCCGTGCTCGGCGCGAACGACGGCATCGTCTCCACGGCCAGTCTGATCGTGGGCATCGCCGCGGCGAACGCGAGCAAGAGTACAGTGCTTCTCGCCGCTCTTGCTGGCTTGGTGGCCGGCGCGATGAGCATGGCAGCCGGGGAGTATGTTTCCGTGAGTTCCCAGGCGGATACCGAAGAGGCCGACCTGGATCTCGAACGCGAAGCGCTCGAAAAGAACCCAGAGTACGAGCTCGCGGAGCTCACGAAGATCTACGTAGAGCGGGGCCTAGCCGCCGAGCTAGCGCTGCAAGTCGCGCGGCAGCTGATGCAGCACGACGCCCTGGGTGCCCACGCGCGAGACGAGCTGGGCTTCTCCGAGACCCACAGCGCGCGCCCGATTCAAGCGGCCCTGGCATCAGGGGCCGCCTTCTCCGCGGGCGCCGTCTTGCCGACTTTGCTGATCTTGGCGTTTCCCCAGGGTTACGTGGCGTGGGGCGTCGCCGGAGCCTGCATCCCCTTGCTAAGCCTGCTCGGCTGGCTTTCCGCGCGAGCCGGGGGTGCTGCCCCGCTGCGTCCGATGCTGCGCATCACCTTCTGGGGAGCCGGCGCGATGGCTCTGACCGCAGCTGTGGGCCGTCTATTCGGGGTGTAG
- a CDS encoding NAD(P)/FAD-dependent oxidoreductase, translating to MSGGEASHEVVIIGSGFSGIALAIRLRQAGFDDFVLLERDRELGGTWRDNQYPGAACDVPAHLYSLSFEAKPDWSRAFATAPEIQDYVLSVVEKHGLRQRTLFGTRVVGLTYDETDGTWLIRTEGDAGERSLRARLVVVACGGLSNPRFPDIPGAESFAGKLFHTARWDHDFDLKGKRVAVIGTGASAIQVVPAIADQVGELCVFQRTPPWVFPRNDREFSEAQKRYFTEHPRARRWMRNTIFAVTELMSLGMVWRTPLRRVLERVCHEHRARQVPDLLLREKLTPNYPLGCKRMLLSDDYYPALCKSHVSVVTEPIVRVSPRGIITRDVRGRDLEREFDVLIAATGFDVPVDTPAFPVLGAAGRSLHTEWAQGAEAYFGVSIAGFPNLAMLMGPNTGPGHTSVLVYTEAEIERVLAMLRHMRAETLKSMDVRPEVQARFNRGVQARMRFTNWTAGCNSWYLTKHGKNTSLWPGFASEYVLRARRFSASDFNCER from the coding sequence ATGAGTGGGGGAGAGGCGTCGCACGAGGTCGTGATCATCGGGAGCGGCTTCTCGGGGATCGCCCTGGCCATTCGGCTCCGCCAAGCGGGCTTCGACGACTTCGTGTTGCTCGAACGCGACCGTGAGCTCGGTGGCACTTGGCGCGACAATCAGTACCCGGGTGCCGCGTGTGATGTGCCTGCGCACCTCTACTCGCTGTCGTTCGAAGCGAAGCCCGATTGGTCGCGCGCATTCGCCACCGCGCCGGAGATCCAGGATTATGTGCTGAGCGTCGTGGAGAAGCATGGGTTGCGTCAGCGGACCCTGTTCGGGACTCGCGTGGTCGGCCTCACCTACGACGAAACAGACGGTACCTGGTTGATCCGTACGGAAGGGGATGCCGGGGAAAGGAGCTTGCGCGCGAGGTTAGTCGTGGTCGCCTGCGGGGGCCTGAGCAACCCTCGGTTTCCGGACATTCCAGGGGCGGAGTCATTCGCTGGCAAGCTGTTTCACACCGCCCGCTGGGACCACGATTTCGATCTGAAAGGCAAGCGCGTGGCGGTGATCGGCACCGGTGCGAGCGCGATCCAAGTGGTTCCTGCGATCGCTGACCAGGTGGGTGAGCTCTGCGTCTTCCAAAGGACGCCGCCCTGGGTGTTCCCGCGCAACGACCGCGAGTTCTCAGAGGCACAGAAGCGCTACTTCACCGAGCACCCCCGTGCGCGCCGCTGGATGCGCAACACGATCTTCGCCGTAACCGAGCTGATGAGCCTTGGCATGGTGTGGCGAACGCCTCTGCGGCGGGTCCTCGAGCGGGTGTGTCATGAGCATCGAGCGCGCCAGGTTCCTGACCTCTTGTTGCGCGAGAAGCTGACACCGAACTATCCCCTCGGCTGCAAGCGCATGCTGCTGAGCGATGACTACTACCCCGCGCTTTGCAAATCCCATGTGTCCGTGGTCACCGAGCCGATTGTTCGTGTATCTCCACGCGGAATCATCACGCGGGATGTTCGCGGTCGCGACCTCGAGCGCGAGTTCGATGTCCTGATCGCGGCGACCGGCTTTGATGTGCCTGTGGACACACCCGCTTTTCCGGTGCTGGGAGCAGCGGGACGTTCGCTGCACACGGAATGGGCGCAAGGCGCCGAGGCTTATTTCGGCGTCTCCATCGCGGGCTTTCCCAACCTAGCGATGCTGATGGGGCCCAACACGGGTCCCGGTCACACCTCGGTATTGGTCTACACGGAGGCTGAGATCGAGCGCGTGCTCGCAATGCTTCGACATATGCGCGCGGAAACCCTGAAGAGCATGGACGTGCGTCCGGAGGTCCAGGCGCGCTTCAACCGCGGGGTGCAGGCACGCATGCGGTTCACCAACTGGACGGCTGGCTGCAACAGCTGGTACCTGACAAAGCACGGCAAGAACACCTCACTCTGGCCGGGCTTCGCTTCCGAATATGTACTCCGCGCGCGGCGATTCTCTGCGTCGGACTTTAACTGCGAGCGCTGA
- a CDS encoding DUF3556 domain-containing protein has translation MGFLSPEPPPYDPLAWVKEPLPTRGRMVCEAWALQGYGSPPAVYLVYALKVALYILGWALFCTLSPSLGGLSEVGRWWLAPLAFQKAIIWSLLFEGLGLGCGSGPLTGRYFPPLGGVLHFLRPGTTKLPLFPAVPVLGGARRTLLDVALYAGLIVAAVRALIAPELTASHIWPLVVLMPLLGVCDRTIFLALRSEHYWTTLLCFLFAPNWIAGAKSVQLALWFWAGVSKLNHHFPTVVCVMNSNSPFTRIPAFRKLMYRSYPDDLRPSRLATYMGHAGTALELGVPAVLLLAPQGPYLVLGIVLMLMLHSFITSNVPMGVPIEWNFMVVYGGFALFWAHPDVHVWDLGSVPLAVVLALLLIGVPLLGNLSPKAISFLLAMRYYAGNWAYSVWLFRGESYRKLDKLTKVAPWIYDQLDRFYDRGTSVGLVGKVMAFRLMHLHGRALPKLIPKAVPDLAEYEYLDGELVAGMALGWNFGDGHLHNEVLVDALQRQCGFEPGELRCIFVESQPLGRGSLEYRICDAASGELERGELSVSELRGMQPWGGDGVPSE, from the coding sequence ATGGGCTTTCTCTCACCCGAACCGCCTCCCTACGACCCGCTCGCGTGGGTCAAGGAGCCCCTGCCAACTCGTGGCCGAATGGTTTGCGAAGCTTGGGCGCTGCAAGGCTACGGCTCGCCGCCTGCGGTGTACCTCGTATACGCCTTGAAGGTTGCGCTCTACATCTTGGGTTGGGCGCTCTTCTGCACCCTGTCGCCTTCGCTGGGCGGGCTCTCGGAAGTCGGGCGTTGGTGGCTCGCGCCGCTGGCCTTTCAAAAGGCCATCATCTGGAGCCTACTGTTCGAAGGGCTGGGGCTTGGCTGCGGGAGTGGACCGCTCACAGGTCGCTACTTTCCGCCCCTCGGCGGCGTGCTGCACTTCTTGCGGCCTGGGACGACGAAGCTCCCGTTATTCCCCGCGGTACCAGTGCTGGGCGGAGCGCGCCGCACCCTACTCGACGTTGCGCTCTACGCGGGGCTGATCGTCGCAGCCGTGCGCGCGCTCATCGCGCCGGAGCTGACCGCGTCTCACATCTGGCCCTTGGTGGTGCTCATGCCGCTCCTGGGCGTTTGCGATCGCACCATCTTCCTGGCGCTGCGCTCGGAGCACTACTGGACGACGCTGCTCTGCTTTCTGTTCGCGCCCAACTGGATCGCAGGGGCGAAATCCGTCCAGCTAGCGCTGTGGTTCTGGGCAGGTGTGTCCAAGCTGAATCATCATTTCCCCACGGTTGTTTGCGTGATGAACAGCAACAGCCCGTTCACGCGCATCCCGGCGTTTCGCAAGTTGATGTACCGGAGCTATCCCGACGACCTCCGGCCGTCGCGCCTCGCGACCTACATGGGCCATGCGGGTACCGCGCTCGAGCTCGGGGTACCCGCAGTGTTGTTGCTTGCCCCCCAAGGCCCTTACTTGGTCCTCGGGATTGTCCTGATGTTGATGCTGCACAGCTTCATCACGAGCAACGTCCCGATGGGAGTGCCCATCGAGTGGAACTTCATGGTCGTGTACGGCGGCTTCGCGCTCTTCTGGGCGCACCCTGATGTACACGTCTGGGACCTCGGCTCGGTTCCCTTGGCCGTAGTGCTTGCGCTGCTCTTGATCGGCGTGCCGCTACTCGGCAACCTGTCACCCAAGGCGATCTCGTTCCTGCTGGCCATGCGTTACTACGCAGGCAACTGGGCCTACAGCGTCTGGCTGTTTCGCGGGGAGAGCTATCGCAAGCTGGACAAACTAACCAAAGTTGCCCCGTGGATTTACGACCAGCTGGATCGCTTCTACGACCGCGGCACCTCGGTTGGGTTGGTGGGTAAGGTGATGGCCTTTCGTCTGATGCACTTGCATGGTCGAGCGCTGCCGAAGTTGATCCCGAAGGCGGTACCCGACCTCGCTGAGTATGAGTATCTCGACGGTGAGCTCGTCGCCGGGATGGCACTTGGTTGGAATTTTGGGGATGGCCACCTGCACAACGAGGTGCTGGTCGACGCGCTCCAGCGTCAGTGCGGCTTCGAGCCAGGAGAGCTGCGCTGCATCTTCGTCGAGTCGCAGCCGCTCGGAAGAGGGAGCCTTGAATATCGCATCTGCGATGCCGCGAGCGGAGAGCTGGAGCGTGGTGAGCTGAGCGTCTCCGAGCTGCGAGGAATGCAGCCTTGGGGTGGTGATGGCGTGCCGTCCGAGTAG
- a CDS encoding AraC family transcriptional regulator — MARPPADAPTGSSGTRGILNPALGLRRFDLQRFDTAPTLRDFVSRVWVVRWDLGNQHHDQEILPFPRVNVSFQSAQARVVGPSGERFVANLTGRGCVLGVRFEPAGFAAFSNRPMTEWLGAQASVAETWGAPGAALTRDLNERCENFANPGLSDERLTRARELLEEYLCGRCRAYPAAERDQVRELNSLIERAQSDRELKRAEQLAALAGCSLRSLQRSFERLVGVSPKWVLCRARAQEAAERISSGETVDWPRLALELGYHDQAHFIRDFKAQIGFTPTAYAARCKEG; from the coding sequence ATGGCGAGGCCCCCCGCAGATGCACCGACCGGCTCGAGCGGGACGCGCGGGATCCTCAATCCGGCACTCGGGCTGCGGCGCTTCGATCTGCAGCGCTTCGATACGGCCCCTACCCTGCGAGATTTCGTGTCGCGCGTGTGGGTGGTGCGCTGGGACTTGGGTAACCAGCACCACGACCAAGAGATCCTCCCGTTTCCTCGAGTAAACGTCAGCTTCCAGTCCGCCCAGGCGCGCGTGGTAGGCCCTAGCGGCGAGCGCTTCGTTGCGAATCTAACAGGCCGAGGCTGCGTCCTCGGAGTCCGCTTCGAGCCCGCTGGCTTCGCGGCCTTCAGCAACCGACCGATGACGGAGTGGCTGGGTGCTCAAGCCAGCGTCGCAGAAACCTGGGGAGCACCTGGTGCGGCGCTCACGCGAGATTTGAACGAGCGCTGCGAGAACTTTGCGAACCCGGGGCTCAGCGACGAACGGCTCACCAGAGCTCGCGAGCTGCTCGAGGAGTACTTGTGCGGCCGCTGCCGAGCTTACCCAGCTGCTGAACGCGACCAGGTACGTGAGCTAAATAGCCTGATTGAACGCGCTCAGAGCGATCGGGAGCTCAAGCGCGCTGAGCAGCTCGCGGCGCTCGCTGGTTGCTCCCTCAGATCGCTACAGCGCTCGTTCGAGCGCCTGGTTGGTGTGAGCCCGAAGTGGGTCCTGTGTCGCGCTCGAGCTCAAGAAGCCGCAGAGCGCATTTCCAGTGGGGAAACTGTCGACTGGCCACGGTTGGCGCTGGAGCTTGGTTACCACGACCAGGCGCACTTCATTCGCGACTTCAAGGCGCAGATCGGCTTCACACCGACGGCCTACGCAGCGCGCTGCAAGGAAGGCTAG
- a CDS encoding endonuclease V: MPLALAWFAAGCIGSQTTHAAAMLLALDVQYDTPRVGAAAVGLVGFDAWDSSAARFARRLLSDARPGDYQAGAFYKRELPYLLEAVRALPVAPSVVLVDGHVWLDAEPSGQPRPGLGAHLHQALEGRVPVVGIAKNAFARACCAVSVVRGTSAKPLFVTSAGYELDRAADGVRQMHGAHRIPTLIKLADQLARGHARTRETQGALADRNPTS, translated from the coding sequence ATGCCTCTCGCCTTAGCGTGGTTTGCGGCGGGTTGCATCGGTTCCCAAACGACGCATGCTGCCGCGATGCTGCTTGCCCTCGACGTCCAGTACGACACCCCGCGTGTTGGCGCCGCCGCCGTTGGGTTGGTCGGATTCGATGCCTGGGACTCCTCCGCGGCGCGCTTCGCTCGGCGACTGCTCTCCGACGCGCGTCCCGGCGACTATCAGGCGGGTGCGTTCTACAAGCGCGAACTGCCGTATTTGCTCGAGGCGGTGCGAGCCCTTCCAGTGGCTCCCAGTGTGGTACTCGTCGATGGTCATGTGTGGCTGGACGCTGAGCCGAGCGGGCAGCCACGGCCAGGCCTCGGCGCCCATTTGCACCAAGCTCTAGAGGGCCGCGTCCCTGTTGTCGGGATCGCGAAGAACGCCTTCGCGCGCGCTTGCTGTGCCGTGTCAGTTGTGCGCGGGACCAGCGCGAAGCCGTTGTTTGTCACTTCCGCCGGGTACGAGCTCGATCGTGCCGCCGACGGCGTGCGTCAGATGCACGGTGCACACCGCATCCCAACCCTCATCAAGCTGGCGGACCAACTGGCGCGAGGACACGCTAGAACTCGAGAAACCCAAGGCGCACTCGCAGACCGAAATCCAACCAGTTGA